From the Blattabacterium cuenoti genome, one window contains:
- the folB gene encoding dihydroneopterin aldolase — protein MGKIILNKIKLFGHHGCIPEEKFIGNNYLINLEIEVDFSNAYINDELSSTIDYVHLYSIVKEEMKIRSKLMEHLAKRIITKLKIFKKLKYAKIKICKKNPPLKGIIEEVCVVLEE, from the coding sequence ATGGGAAAAATAATTTTGAATAAAATCAAATTATTTGGACATCATGGATGTATTCCAGAAGAAAAATTTATTGGTAATAATTATTTAATAAATCTAGAAATAGAAGTTGATTTTTCCAATGCATATATTAATGATGAATTATCTTCAACTATAGATTATGTGCATTTATATAGTATTGTAAAAGAAGAAATGAAAATAAGGTCTAAATTAATGGAACATTTAGCAAAAAGGATAATTACTAAATTAAAAATTTTCAAAAAACTGAAATATGCAAAAATAAAAATTTGCAAAAAAAATCCTCCATTAAAAGGAATAATAGAAGAAGTTTGTGTTGTACTAGAAGAATAA
- a CDS encoding superoxide dismutase — MSFKIPKLPYSYEDLEPFIDKKTMEIHYTKHHATYTENLNKFISGTDMINLSIEEILRRAHIEVPGIRNNSGGYYNHNIFWEILIPNEKFENPSINFSNILERDFKSFNSFKEKFTNLAMNCFGSGWTWLCVKNKKLTICSTANQDNPLMYGMGCEGIPILGLDVWEHAYYLKYQNRRIDYISSFWKIINWKKVEKNYINNIK; from the coding sequence ATGTCATTTAAAATACCTAAACTACCATATTCTTATGAAGATTTAGAACCTTTTATAGATAAGAAAACGATGGAAATTCATTATACAAAACATCATGCTACTTATACAGAAAATTTAAATAAATTTATTTCTGGAACAGACATGATTAATTTATCTATTGAAGAAATTCTTAGAAGAGCTCATATAGAAGTTCCAGGTATACGAAATAATAGTGGAGGATATTACAATCATAATATATTTTGGGAAATATTAATACCTAATGAAAAATTTGAAAATCCAAGTATAAATTTTTCTAATATTTTAGAAAGAGATTTTAAATCTTTTAATTCTTTTAAAGAAAAATTTACAAATTTAGCTATGAATTGTTTCGGTTCCGGATGGACATGGTTATGTGTAAAAAATAAAAAACTAACTATTTGTTCTACAGCAAATCAAGATAATCCACTTATGTATGGTATGGGATGTGAAGGAATTCCAATATTAGGATTAGATGTTTGGGAACATGCGTATTATCTTAAATATCAAAATAGAAGAATAGATTACATTTCATCATTTTGGAAAATTATTAATTGGAAAAAAGTCGAAAAAAATTACATAAATAATATAAAGTAA
- a CDS encoding uroporphyrinogen-III synthase has translation MRINNILISQPLTGGSNSPYLELSKNKNVNIYFRSFIEIIGASSNDVRKQKIDFSDFTVVLFISKRSVDNYFRLSESMRFKVPITMRYVCQTKAIAYYLQKYIVYRKRKIHIGNSSFKDIIPYIKKYYKEKFLLPSSDILKPEIPNMLNKSNVFWKRAILYKTTSSDLSDLKHVNYDILVFFNPAEIKSLFENFPNFNQNNIKIATFGKNTLDAAAQAGLKIDIKVPTPEFPSMSMALEEYIKKYNSIIKKNKVK, from the coding sequence ATGAGGATAAATAACATACTTATTTCACAACCTCTTACTGGTGGGTCAAATTCACCATATTTAGAGCTTAGTAAAAATAAAAATGTGAATATATACTTCAGATCTTTCATAGAGATAATAGGAGCCTCATCTAACGATGTTAGAAAACAAAAAATAGATTTTTCTGATTTTACTGTTGTTCTTTTCATAAGTAAAAGATCTGTAGATAATTATTTTAGATTATCTGAATCTATGAGATTCAAAGTTCCAATTACTATGAGATATGTTTGTCAAACAAAAGCTATTGCATATTATTTACAGAAATATATTGTATACAGAAAAAGAAAAATTCATATAGGAAATAGCTCCTTTAAAGATATTATTCCATATATTAAAAAATATTATAAAGAAAAATTTCTTTTACCTTCTTCAGATATTTTAAAACCAGAAATTCCAAATATGCTAAATAAATCTAATGTTTTTTGGAAAAGAGCAATTTTATATAAAACAACTTCAAGCGATTTATCTGATTTAAAACATGTAAATTATGATATTTTGGTTTTTTTTAATCCTGCAGAAATAAAATCATTATTTGAAAATTTTCCTAATTTCAATCAAAATAACATTAAAATAGCAACTTTTGGAAAAAATACTTTAGATGCTGCTGCTCAAGCTGGATTAAAAATTGATATTAAAGTTCCTACACCAGAATTCCCTTCTATGTCTATGGCTTTAGAGGAATACATAAAAAAATATAATTCAATAATAAAAAAAAATAAAGTAAAGTAA
- a CDS encoding phosphoglycerate kinase, with amino-acid sequence MIIKNINNFNFENKIALIRVDYNVPINNNYEIIDDTRIQYSIPTIQKIICEKGKVVLISHFGRPKGKRLKNLSLKFLVPFLTKKFGIPVKFCDDCIGNNVINKIKKLKSGDILLLENLRFYKEEEEENYNFGQELSKNGDIYVNDAFSVAHRNHSSIITTPKFFLEKKCMGFLMKKEIENFKKFFSGQHKKPITVILGGSKVSSKLNIIKSLIDFSNFILIGGGMAYPFIKKKYGGKIGNSLTEKYSIIENTLEEILSELNKKNKNNILLFPKDVVISKTFDNNKNTKIVPIHSIPNGWIGLDIGPKSIKYFCNIIEKSKTILWNGPLGVFEFSNFSIGTKKIAKKISEITKNGAYSLVGGGDSIAALKMEKCEKKVSYLSTGGGSMLEILKNKVLPGIKSLYI; translated from the coding sequence ATGATAATTAAAAACATTAATAATTTTAATTTTGAAAATAAAATTGCTTTAATAAGAGTTGATTATAATGTTCCTATAAACAATAATTATGAAATAATAGATGATACAAGAATACAGTATAGTATTCCTACTATACAAAAAATAATTTGCGAAAAAGGAAAAGTTGTTCTTATTTCTCATTTTGGAAGACCAAAAGGTAAACGATTAAAAAATCTATCTTTAAAATTTTTAGTTCCTTTTTTGACAAAAAAGTTTGGTATTCCAGTAAAATTTTGTGATGATTGTATAGGAAATAACGTAATAAATAAAATTAAAAAATTAAAAAGTGGAGATATTTTATTATTAGAAAATTTGCGTTTTTATAAAGAAGAAGAGGAAGAAAACTACAATTTTGGACAAGAATTATCAAAAAATGGAGATATTTACGTTAATGATGCTTTTAGTGTAGCTCATAGGAATCATAGTTCAATAATAACAACACCAAAATTTTTTTTGGAAAAAAAATGCATGGGTTTTCTTATGAAAAAAGAAATAGAAAATTTTAAAAAGTTTTTTTCAGGACAACATAAAAAACCTATTACAGTTATATTAGGAGGTTCAAAAGTATCTTCAAAATTAAATATTATTAAAAGTTTAATTGATTTTTCTAATTTTATTTTAATAGGAGGTGGGATGGCATATCCTTTTATTAAAAAAAAATATGGGGGAAAAATAGGAAATTCTCTTACTGAAAAATATAGTATTATTGAAAATACATTAGAAGAAATTCTATCAGAACTAAATAAAAAAAATAAAAATAATATTCTATTGTTTCCAAAAGATGTTGTTATATCAAAAACATTTGACAATAATAAAAATACTAAAATTGTTCCTATACACTCAATTCCAAATGGATGGATAGGTTTAGATATAGGTCCAAAATCAATAAAATATTTTTGTAACATTATTGAAAAATCAAAAACAATTTTATGGAATGGGCCATTAGGAGTTTTTGAATTTTCAAATTTCTCTATAGGAACAAAAAAAATAGCAAAAAAAATATCAGAAATAACAAAAAACGGAGCCTACTCTTTAGTAGGAGGAGGAGATTCCATTGCTGCATTAAAAATGGAAAAATGTGAAAAAAAAGTTAGTTATTTATCTACAGGAGGTGGCTCAATGTTAGAAATATTAAAAAATAAAGTTCTTCCTGGAATAAAATCCTTATATATATAA